One Pseudomonas tolaasii NCPPB 2192 genomic window carries:
- a CDS encoding type VI secretion system Vgr family protein: MATLQQHREIQVTSVLGTDVLLFRRMQATEGLSQLSEYQLELYSERADLNIDDLLATQMTVAVDLPKGGSRYFSGHVSHFSFSTRQGRYCTYKAVLRPWLWFLTLASDCRIFQELSVPDILKQVFAPYSIADVDTSGLSGSYKPLTYCVQYRESDFNFVSRLMEQEGIYYYFKSAAGRHTLVLADSYGAHSPAPGYAQVRFMPAEDHAMRESEVIYDWRMGGDVEPGGYSLQDFDFEKPSANLLAKSTLAGSYPQSRHERYDYPGKYTERKNGENYARTLIESLHTGTQRVTGATRARGLFPGALVTLTEHPRSEQNAQFLLLEARYALSSDTYEPTPPAEPAPVLSCEFVALSRQQQFRAPCVSRKPLMQGPQTAMVVGKQGEEIWTDKYGRIKVQFHWDREGKRDENSSCWIRVAQSWAGKRWGALYTPRIGQEVVVSFLEGDPDQPLVTGSVYNADTMPPYSLPENATRSTIKSNSSKGGGGYNELRFEDKKGSEQVFLHAQKNLDQRVLKDSLDWVGGDRHSKVDKDLREKVGGDRHSSVGGHRNEKATGDVSMAAGANMIINGGMKTGITAGMDTYIKGGMNVVIEAGATITLKVGSTFLTLTPAMIVASTIPLPLPEAASAAQALALTAATGPAGTPLPPKEADDGK; this comes from the coding sequence ATGGCGACTCTTCAACAGCACCGCGAAATACAAGTAACCAGCGTGCTCGGCACCGATGTGCTGCTGTTTCGGCGCATGCAGGCCACCGAGGGTCTGTCGCAGCTCAGCGAATACCAGCTGGAGCTGTACAGTGAGCGCGCCGACCTGAATATCGACGACTTGCTGGCCACCCAGATGACGGTGGCGGTGGACCTGCCCAAGGGCGGCAGCCGCTATTTCAGCGGGCATGTCAGCCACTTTTCGTTCAGCACGCGGCAGGGGCGTTACTGCACCTACAAAGCCGTGCTGCGGCCGTGGCTGTGGTTTTTGACCCTGGCCAGCGACTGCCGGATCTTCCAGGAGCTGAGCGTGCCGGACATCCTCAAGCAGGTGTTCGCGCCGTACAGCATCGCCGACGTCGACACTTCGGGCCTGAGTGGCAGCTACAAACCATTGACTTACTGCGTGCAGTACCGCGAGAGCGATTTCAATTTCGTCAGCCGCCTGATGGAACAGGAGGGTATCTACTACTACTTCAAGAGTGCTGCCGGGCGTCACACCCTGGTGCTGGCCGATTCCTACGGCGCCCACTCACCGGCGCCGGGTTACGCCCAGGTGCGCTTCATGCCCGCCGAAGACCACGCCATGCGCGAAAGCGAAGTGATCTACGACTGGCGCATGGGCGGCGATGTGGAACCGGGCGGCTACAGCCTGCAGGATTTCGATTTCGAAAAGCCCAGCGCCAACTTGCTGGCCAAATCCACCCTGGCCGGCAGCTATCCGCAATCGCGGCATGAGCGCTACGACTATCCGGGCAAGTACACCGAGCGCAAAAACGGTGAAAACTACGCGCGCACCTTGATTGAATCCCTGCACACCGGCACCCAGCGCGTCACCGGTGCCACCCGCGCTCGGGGCCTGTTTCCGGGGGCGCTGGTGACCCTGACCGAACACCCGCGCAGCGAGCAGAACGCGCAGTTCCTGTTGCTGGAGGCGCGTTACGCGTTGTCCTCCGACACCTACGAGCCGACGCCACCGGCCGAGCCCGCGCCGGTACTGAGTTGCGAGTTCGTCGCGCTGTCGCGCCAGCAGCAGTTCCGCGCGCCGTGCGTGTCGCGCAAACCACTGATGCAAGGCCCGCAGACCGCCATGGTGGTGGGCAAGCAGGGCGAGGAAATCTGGACCGACAAGTACGGGCGCATCAAGGTGCAATTCCACTGGGACCGCGAAGGCAAGCGCGACGAAAACAGCTCGTGCTGGATCCGCGTGGCGCAGAGCTGGGCCGGCAAGCGCTGGGGCGCGCTGTACACCCCGCGCATCGGCCAGGAAGTGGTGGTCAGCTTTCTTGAAGGTGACCCCGACCAGCCGCTGGTCACCGGCAGTGTGTACAACGCCGACACCATGCCGCCGTATTCACTGCCGGAAAATGCCACGCGCTCGACCATCAAAAGCAACTCGTCCAAGGGCGGTGGTGGCTACAACGAACTGCGCTTCGAGGACAAAAAAGGCTCGGAGCAGGTGTTCCTGCACGCGCAGAAAAACCTCGACCAACGCGTGCTCAAGGATTCTTTGGATTGGGTCGGTGGCGACCGCCATTCCAAGGTCGACAAAGACCTGCGCGAGAAAGTTGGCGGTGACCGGCATTCCTCGGTGGGCGGCCACCGCAACGAGAAAGCCACCGGTGACGTGTCGATGGCGGCGGGCGCCAACATGATCATCAACGGTGGCATGAAGACCGGCATCACTGCCGGCATGGACACCTACATCAAGGGCGGCATGAACGTGGTGATCGAGGCCGGGGCGACCATCACCCTGAAAGTCGGCTCGACGTTTCTTACCTTGACCCCGGCCATGATCGTCGCCTCCACCATCCCGCTGCCATTGCCCGAAGCCGCCTCGGCAGCGCAAGCCCTGGCCCTGACGGCCGCCACCGGACCCGCCGGCACGCCGCTGCCGCCCAAGGAGGCCGACGATGGCAAGTAA